The Leptospira andrefontaineae genome has a segment encoding these proteins:
- a CDS encoding AbrB/MazE/SpoVT family DNA-binding domain-containing protein translates to MIKKLIQHGNSSALIIEKPILELLSITSETSLDIKTDGKSLIITPLDKRLETSLSKINKKHSKTLKRLAE, encoded by the coding sequence ATGATTAAAAAACTTATACAACATGGTAATAGTTCAGCTTTAATAATCGAAAAGCCCATTCTTGAACTTTTAAGTATTACTTCAGAAACTTCGCTAGATATTAAAACTGATGGTAAAAGTTTAATTATAACTCCGCTTGATAAGAGATTAGAAACTTCTTTAAGTAAGATTAACAAAAAGCATAGTAAAACATTGAAGCGCCTTGCTGAATGA
- a CDS encoding type II toxin-antitoxin system death-on-curing family toxin: MSNSAVRYLTLEEVLYIHANQIDEYGGSHGIRDIGLLESAIAQPLGGFGDQEFHKELLDKASAYLFYLCKNHPFNDGNKRVALAVSLVFLDLNEIELNDPEETLYNLTIGVASGGIPMESIAQELRKLII; the protein is encoded by the coding sequence ATGAGCAATTCTGCCGTTCGATATTTAACTCTCGAAGAAGTTTTATATATTCATGCCAATCAGATAGATGAATATGGAGGATCCCATGGAATTCGGGATATAGGTCTTCTTGAATCTGCCATTGCTCAACCTTTGGGAGGATTTGGAGACCAGGAATTTCATAAAGAACTCCTGGATAAAGCGTCTGCTTATTTATTCTATCTTTGTAAAAATCATCCATTTAATGATGGGAATAAGCGAGTCGCGCTAGCGGTATCTTTAGTCTTTTTAGATTTGAATGAAATAGAATTGAATGATCCTGAAGAAACACTCTATAACTTAACCATTGGTGTAGCTTCGGGTGGTATCCCTATGGAAAGTATAGCACAGGAACTGAGAAAGTTAATTATTTAA
- a CDS encoding DUF2191 domain-containing protein produces MKVTAILPDDLIAEVQKYSGGKNITDSLQKALSEWLKQAKIRNLNAKLHKSPLLFREGFSGENIRGLNRNR; encoded by the coding sequence ATGAAAGTGACTGCGATATTACCAGATGATTTAATTGCTGAAGTTCAAAAGTATTCTGGAGGTAAGAACATAACTGACTCTCTTCAGAAGGCACTCTCCGAATGGCTAAAACAGGCCAAAATAAGGAATTTAAATGCTAAGCTACATAAATCACCACTTTTGTTCCGGGAAGGCTTTTCCGGGGAAAATATACGAGGTTTGAACCGAAATAGATGA
- a CDS encoding PIN domain-containing protein, which yields MILVDTSVWIEFFRGNEPYFGELKELIESSEVIVHEVVFGELLQGCKNKTEVSFILEYWENLNTLTSDGSFLSAGKLSFESKRIDKGIGLIDSVLINEVRSKKLRLWTLDKRILKVLDKKEIYSN from the coding sequence ATGATCTTAGTAGATACATCGGTATGGATCGAATTCTTTAGGGGAAATGAACCGTATTTCGGTGAATTGAAAGAGCTAATAGAATCTTCGGAAGTAATAGTTCATGAAGTTGTTTTTGGTGAACTACTCCAAGGATGCAAAAATAAGACTGAAGTATCCTTTATTTTAGAGTATTGGGAAAATCTTAATACCTTAACTTCAGATGGCAGCTTTTTATCAGCAGGTAAACTTTCGTTTGAAAGTAAACGTATCGATAAAGGTATCGGACTAATTGATTCAGTTCTTATTAATGAAGTTAGAAGTAAGAAACTTCGACTTTGGACATTAGATAAAAGGATTCTGAAAGTATTAGATAAGAAAGAAATCTATTCAAATTAG
- a CDS encoding VOC family protein, translated as MSKITPFLMFNDQLEAAIAFYTSTFPDSEIKNIARTGNDGPITSAEFVIGGQFFMGYNGGSYFEFSNGFSLFVDCGDQEEVDEYWNKLITAGAKPLQCGWITDQFGITWQIVPRRFMELINDPNHRKVKAVMDAMMKMVKLEIAILEKAYHEA; from the coding sequence ATGTCTAAAATTACACCTTTCCTCATGTTTAATGATCAACTTGAAGCAGCAATAGCGTTCTATACTTCAACGTTCCCTGATTCAGAAATAAAAAACATCGCTCGTACTGGCAATGATGGCCCAATTACCTCAGCGGAATTCGTCATCGGCGGTCAATTTTTTATGGGATACAACGGAGGTTCATATTTCGAGTTTTCAAATGGGTTTTCACTTTTTGTCGACTGCGGGGATCAAGAAGAAGTTGACGAGTATTGGAATAAACTAATCACCGCGGGTGCAAAACCATTACAATGTGGCTGGATTACCGATCAATTCGGTATAACTTGGCAAATCGTACCCAGACGTTTTATGGAACTTATTAACGACCCTAATCATAGAAAAGTCAAAGCTGTAATGGATGCCATGATGAAAATGGTAAAACTTGAGATAGCTATACTCGAAAAGGCTTATCATGAGGCTTAA
- a CDS encoding YiiX family permuted papain-like enzyme, with translation MNKTLLLIVILFTSFWNLKPEQIKSSDLMEGDIIFHESNSEQAKAIKAATKSRYTHVGIIFKYGNDYKVLEAVEPVRITPLSSFIKRGQKNHYVIKRLKDREKVLTNNKIQEMKQYGESLLGRHYDIYFGWQDDRIYCTELIWKLYDKFTGKELGELKTLKDFDLSSIKVQYLMKKRYGNNIPYSEPVISPVDMFNSSELITIISYN, from the coding sequence ATGAATAAGACTCTTTTACTAATAGTAATTCTTTTTACATCTTTCTGGAATTTAAAACCGGAGCAGATTAAGTCTTCGGATTTGATGGAAGGGGATATTATATTTCACGAATCAAACTCTGAGCAAGCTAAGGCAATTAAAGCAGCAACTAAATCAAGATACACACACGTTGGAATTATTTTTAAATACGGTAATGATTATAAGGTTCTTGAGGCAGTTGAACCGGTGAGAATTACTCCTTTGTCTTCTTTTATTAAAAGAGGTCAGAAAAATCACTATGTTATCAAACGACTTAAAGATCGTGAAAAGGTATTAACTAATAATAAAATTCAAGAAATGAAACAATATGGAGAATCTCTGTTAGGCCGACATTATGATATATATTTTGGCTGGCAAGATGATCGTATTTACTGCACTGAACTAATCTGGAAATTGTATGATAAATTTACAGGTAAGGAATTAGGTGAGTTGAAAACTTTAAAAGATTTCGACTTATCATCAATTAAAGTGCAGTATTTAATGAAAAAGCGATATGGAAATAATATCCCTTACTCTGAACCGGTAATTTCTCCGGTTGATATGTTCAACTCAAGTGAATTGATTACTATAATCAGTTATAATTAG
- a CDS encoding dihydrofolate reductase family protein, whose amino-acid sequence MRKVIFAINTSADGYYGHMDMLPDEELHKYFTDLLRTAGLILYGRVTYQMMVPFWPEIARDQSMSELTNEFARVFDSLEKVLFSTTLKHVEDPNTRLASESLSNEVIALKNLPGKDIFVGSLSIASQLSNLNLIDEYRFVVHPVIVGKGPKLFDTMKLQERVLLDFLDSQTLQSGITALRYKSRV is encoded by the coding sequence ATGAGAAAAGTTATTTTTGCGATCAACACTAGCGCCGATGGATATTACGGCCACATGGATATGCTTCCCGACGAAGAACTGCATAAATACTTCACGGATCTGTTACGTACTGCAGGCCTTATCCTTTATGGTCGGGTCACATATCAAATGATGGTACCATTTTGGCCAGAAATAGCGAGAGACCAATCAATGTCAGAATTAACGAACGAGTTCGCCCGGGTGTTTGATTCACTTGAGAAAGTCTTATTCTCTACCACGCTAAAACATGTCGAAGATCCAAATACTAGACTGGCTAGTGAGAGTCTATCGAACGAGGTGATTGCGCTGAAGAACCTTCCTGGGAAAGATATTTTTGTTGGTAGTTTGAGTATCGCTTCTCAATTATCTAATCTCAATTTGATCGATGAGTATCGTTTTGTAGTTCATCCGGTGATCGTAGGAAAAGGTCCTAAATTATTCGATACTATGAAATTACAAGAGAGGGTTCTGCTGGACTTTCTTGATTCACAAACTTTACAATCCGGTATTACTGCCCTTCGTTACAAAAGTCGGGTTTGA
- a CDS encoding methyltransferase family protein, whose protein sequence is MSAENTFIRIIYLIFALISYTIYLFSIILFVFRLLDATQFLDPFTFEFQIGLKESIFLNIGLIAIFGIPHSVMARPGFKKYCKRIIPLPIERSFYVFIVSITLIALSILWQPIHIEIWIIQNSPWKYAIYSIFLIGIILSVVSTFLIDHFELFGLRQAWNFLIKTESYPSEFSTPSLYKLVRHPMMLGMILALWSTPLMNLGHLILSIGLTIYIIIGTFFEERDLIRTFGEKYLNYKRTVPMLLPLLLLRQKITKD, encoded by the coding sequence ATGTCCGCAGAAAATACATTTATACGAATTATATATTTAATATTTGCTCTTATTTCGTATACGATCTATCTTTTTAGCATTATTCTTTTTGTCTTTCGGCTGCTCGATGCTACTCAATTCTTAGATCCATTCACATTCGAATTTCAAATCGGACTAAAAGAGTCGATTTTTTTAAACATTGGATTAATAGCAATATTCGGAATTCCTCACAGCGTAATGGCAAGGCCAGGTTTCAAAAAATATTGTAAGCGAATAATACCATTACCGATTGAAAGAAGTTTTTACGTTTTTATAGTAAGTATTACTTTGATCGCACTCTCAATCCTATGGCAACCAATCCATATCGAGATATGGATTATTCAGAATAGTCCCTGGAAGTACGCCATTTATTCAATTTTCTTAATAGGAATTATCCTATCAGTGGTTTCTACATTTTTGATAGATCACTTTGAACTTTTTGGATTGAGACAAGCCTGGAATTTTCTTATAAAAACCGAATCATATCCCTCAGAATTTTCTACACCATCACTTTATAAATTGGTACGTCATCCGATGATGTTAGGAATGATTTTAGCTCTATGGAGTACGCCATTAATGAATTTAGGTCATTTAATTCTCTCTATCGGTCTGACAATTTATATCATTATAGGAACATTCTTTGAAGAAAGAGATCTAATCAGGACTTTCGGTGAGAAATATCTGAATTATAAACGCACAGTTCCTATGCTTTTACCTTTGCTATTGCTGAGGCAAAAAATTACAAAAGATTAA
- a CDS encoding MarR family winged helix-turn-helix transcriptional regulator, which translates to MKQDRLLVLVTALRDQILDEVKKDYLRFGLTNITPAMGAVLCALKNDHPQSMKEIARQIFRDQSSVTPLVQKLVDLNLAIQERSSIDARESQVRLTTPGKNTRLKIIRAGRKMNARLYKGMSAGDRKTLISLLAQLKK; encoded by the coding sequence ATGAAACAAGATAGACTATTAGTCTTGGTTACTGCATTACGAGATCAAATTCTAGATGAGGTAAAAAAAGACTATTTACGTTTTGGACTTACGAATATAACTCCCGCGATGGGCGCTGTTCTTTGTGCACTTAAAAATGACCATCCACAATCTATGAAAGAGATAGCGAGGCAGATTTTTAGAGACCAATCTAGTGTTACTCCGCTAGTACAAAAGTTAGTCGATTTAAATCTTGCAATCCAAGAACGCTCATCCATTGACGCAAGGGAGTCCCAGGTTAGATTAACGACGCCCGGAAAAAATACACGTTTGAAAATAATTCGTGCAGGAAGAAAAATGAATGCTCGCTTATACAAAGGTATGTCAGCAGGCGATAGAAAGACTTTGATTTCGCTATTAGCTCAGCTAAAAAAGTAA
- a CDS encoding dihydrofolate reductase family protein — translation MRKIIVLEFVTLDGVIQGPGGEEEDTSGGFKYSGWQAPIFDDLTGTVMEKQMNLPFDLLLGRKTFDIWEPYWPKHSDFWPPIMTVTKYVASNTRTSSEWKPSVFLNGDIVEKISKLKKEEGPDLHVYGSANLVQTLMKHDLVDEFWLKIYPLTLGSGKRLFADGTIPAMFKVTESQVSSNGVIIANYKRAGEVKTGSFEI, via the coding sequence ATGAGAAAAATTATCGTACTCGAATTTGTCACTCTTGATGGAGTCATCCAAGGCCCGGGTGGCGAAGAAGAAGATACTAGTGGTGGCTTTAAATATAGCGGATGGCAAGCTCCAATCTTTGATGATCTTACCGGAACAGTTATGGAGAAACAGATGAATCTACCGTTTGATCTGCTATTAGGTCGTAAAACCTTTGATATTTGGGAACCCTATTGGCCCAAACATTCTGACTTTTGGCCACCCATCATGACGGTAACTAAGTACGTTGCCTCAAATACTAGGACTAGTAGCGAATGGAAGCCGTCAGTGTTTTTAAACGGAGACATTGTGGAAAAGATCAGCAAACTTAAAAAAGAAGAAGGACCAGATTTACATGTATACGGAAGTGCAAATTTAGTTCAGACACTCATGAAACATGATTTGGTTGATGAATTTTGGCTAAAGATATACCCGCTAACGTTAGGCAGTGGGAAACGATTGTTTGCAGATGGCACAATCCCTGCGATGTTCAAAGTGACTGAAAGCCAAGTTTCTTCAAATGGAGTCATTATTGCTAATTATAAGCGTGCTGGAGAAGTCAAGACAGGAAGTTTTGAAATATGA
- a CDS encoding VOC family protein — protein sequence MKRVTGIGGIFFSAKDPAKLGSWYKTHLGIDVQSWGGAAFRWVDSAGNPTNGTTAWSVGDGTYFAPSNSTFMVNYRVEDLHGLLKVLREEGCQVLEKVEESEYGIFGWVMDPEGNKVELWQPPVGQ from the coding sequence ATGAAACGAGTTACAGGTATTGGTGGGATCTTCTTCAGTGCTAAAGACCCTGCTAAATTAGGTTCCTGGTACAAAACTCATCTTGGAATAGATGTCCAGTCTTGGGGCGGTGCAGCGTTTCGTTGGGTTGATTCTGCCGGTAATCCTACAAATGGCACAACTGCCTGGTCAGTCGGAGATGGCACTTATTTCGCACCGAGCAATTCTACATTCATGGTTAACTATAGAGTGGAAGATCTTCACGGACTATTGAAAGTACTTCGAGAAGAAGGTTGTCAAGTGTTGGAGAAGGTAGAAGAATCAGAATACGGGATATTTGGTTGGGTCATGGATCCGGAAGGCAATAAGGTGGAGCTATGGCAACCACCAGTTGGCCAGTAA
- a CDS encoding SRPBCC family protein, producing the protein MDSKQITIQATIATDIKKAWDYYTNPEHIIKWNFATDDWQCPWAKNDLKPGGKYSARMEAKDGSFGFEFEAIYDTVVDQKNFAYTMGDGRKATVSFENKDNKTIVIVSFDPESENPIEMQRGGWQAILDNFKKYTEAN; encoded by the coding sequence ATGGACTCAAAACAAATCACTATCCAAGCGACTATTGCTACAGATATTAAAAAAGCCTGGGACTATTACACCAATCCAGAGCATATTATCAAATGGAATTTTGCCACTGATGATTGGCAATGTCCGTGGGCAAAAAATGATCTGAAACCGGGTGGTAAGTACAGCGCGAGAATGGAAGCTAAGGATGGAAGTTTCGGATTCGAATTTGAAGCGATTTACGACACAGTCGTCGACCAGAAAAATTTTGCTTATACTATGGGAGATGGTAGAAAAGCAACAGTAAGCTTTGAGAATAAAGATAATAAGACCATTGTAATAGTAAGTTTTGATCCTGAATCAGAAAACCCAATTGAAATGCAAAGAGGCGGTTGGCAGGCGATACTTGATAATTTTAAGAAGTATACGGAGGCCAATTAA
- a CDS encoding MmcQ/YjbR family DNA-binding protein: MISLDKVRKLALALPEAKEEPHFEKISFRVSKKIFATVDQENKKIVLKFDLNDQDFFSAASKGSVYPIENKWGQQGWTCVEMRSTDLALFKDMLVVSYCGVAPKRLVEAIQQNPKSRKK, from the coding sequence ATGATATCTTTAGACAAAGTAAGAAAACTTGCATTAGCTCTTCCTGAAGCAAAAGAAGAACCTCATTTTGAAAAAATTTCATTCAGAGTGAGTAAGAAAATTTTTGCAACAGTGGATCAGGAGAATAAAAAGATCGTTCTTAAATTTGATCTGAATGACCAGGATTTCTTTTCAGCAGCATCTAAGGGTTCCGTTTATCCTATAGAAAATAAATGGGGACAGCAGGGTTGGACCTGTGTTGAAATGAGATCGACTGATTTGGCTTTATTTAAAGATATGTTAGTGGTTTCTTATTGTGGAGTCGCTCCCAAAAGACTTGTAGAAGCGATCCAACAAAACCCAAAATCTCGTAAAAAATAA
- a CDS encoding GNAT family N-acetyltransferase has protein sequence MSIETISNKNIDEVLPLIRKYQEFYKIESINDEKNKIFFSQFEEGSNSGCLFGYRKKDKLVGFATVYFSYASSIISKVAIMNDLFTLAEFRKQGIGESLIDHCAKYAKSQGATRLQWVTAPDNLNAQALYNKIGAKQSSWEFFTYNIIA, from the coding sequence ATGAGCATCGAAACTATTTCGAATAAAAATATAGATGAAGTTCTTCCTCTAATCCGCAAATATCAGGAGTTCTACAAGATAGAATCTATCAATGATGAGAAGAATAAAATATTCTTTTCTCAGTTTGAAGAGGGTAGTAATTCCGGATGTTTATTCGGATATAGGAAAAAAGATAAATTAGTAGGTTTCGCTACTGTATATTTTTCTTATGCATCAAGTATCATTAGCAAAGTGGCAATTATGAATGATCTTTTCACTTTAGCTGAATTTAGAAAACAAGGAATTGGCGAATCATTGATCGATCATTGTGCCAAATATGCAAAATCTCAAGGAGCCACCAGATTACAATGGGTGACTGCTCCTGATAATTTAAATGCTCAAGCCTTATATAATAAAATAGGGGCAAAACAAAGTAGCTGGGAATTTTTCACTTATAATATAATCGCATGA
- a CDS encoding DUF1801 domain-containing protein, with amino-acid sequence MNKEVQKYNNSQTKIEKEICNILSQEIDLYLPKAENKIWHAHPVWFLDGNPIVGYSKLKNCIRLLFWSGQSFDEEGLEPEGSFKAAEVRYTSPDQINKKDLKRWVNKAKKIQWDYKNIVKRKGVLERLK; translated from the coding sequence ATGAATAAAGAAGTCCAAAAATACAATAATTCACAAACGAAAATTGAAAAAGAGATTTGTAATATTCTTTCTCAGGAAATTGATCTTTATCTTCCTAAAGCAGAAAACAAGATTTGGCATGCTCATCCGGTTTGGTTCTTAGATGGGAATCCAATCGTAGGTTATAGCAAACTGAAAAATTGCATTCGATTACTCTTTTGGAGCGGGCAATCTTTTGATGAAGAAGGTTTAGAACCGGAAGGTTCCTTTAAAGCCGCCGAGGTCCGTTATACAAGTCCAGATCAAATAAATAAAAAAGATCTAAAACGATGGGTCAATAAGGCAAAGAAAATACAGTGGGATTATAAAAATATTGTAAAGCGAAAAGGTGTTCTTGAAAGATTAAAATAA
- a CDS encoding SRPBCC family protein gives MNGIYHKIGVRAGAADVINALTTKEGLSGWWTKQVGGPFTGGTSGIGEPIHFDFGIAGIDMKVQELSSQNVLWECTSGPEDWIGSHINFKLNPGIAPDGTALTLIYFRHQDWKVESDFTAHCSMKWAVFLLSLKDLIETGTGKPAPDDLKIDDFN, from the coding sequence ATGAACGGAATCTATCATAAGATAGGCGTTCGTGCAGGGGCTGCGGATGTCATCAATGCGCTGACGACTAAGGAAGGACTTTCAGGATGGTGGACTAAACAAGTGGGTGGACCGTTTACAGGCGGGACTTCCGGTATAGGAGAACCTATTCATTTTGATTTCGGAATAGCGGGAATCGACATGAAGGTTCAAGAACTTTCATCACAAAATGTTCTATGGGAATGTACATCAGGACCGGAAGATTGGATCGGTTCTCATATCAATTTCAAATTGAATCCGGGAATTGCACCTGACGGAACAGCATTGACTCTTATTTATTTTAGGCATCAGGATTGGAAAGTAGAAAGCGATTTTACTGCACATTGCAGTATGAAATGGGCAGTCTTCTTACTTAGTCTAAAAGATTTGATTGAAACTGGTACTGGTAAACCTGCACCGGATGATCTTAAAATTGATGACTTTAATTAA
- a CDS encoding SRPBCC family protein — MINQVVKIEKRINAEPIRLFRAWLKAEEFSSWFLPGNSIGIESATLDPRPGGKFKINMLHEGKVLPHEGEYQIIEEPKKLVFTWRSHATEGLDTLVTVTFDLLKEESSNTNNKPQTLITLIHERLIGEDATTSHKAGWTHILDSLEKWQFRKE, encoded by the coding sequence ATGATAAACCAGGTCGTAAAAATAGAAAAAAGAATTAACGCTGAACCAATCAGGTTGTTTCGAGCCTGGCTAAAAGCGGAAGAATTTTCCAGTTGGTTTTTACCAGGGAACTCGATCGGGATCGAGTCTGCCACATTAGATCCCCGTCCAGGCGGAAAATTTAAGATCAATATGTTACATGAAGGCAAAGTTCTTCCGCACGAAGGTGAATACCAGATTATCGAAGAGCCGAAAAAATTAGTATTTACTTGGAGATCACACGCAACAGAAGGCTTAGATACATTGGTCACAGTCACCTTCGATCTTTTAAAAGAAGAGTCTTCAAATACAAACAATAAACCGCAAACACTCATAACGTTAATCCATGAACGTTTAATTGGAGAAGATGCGACCACATCCCATAAAGCAGGATGGACCCATATTCTGGATAGCCTTGAGAAATGGCAGTTCAGAAAAGAATAA
- a CDS encoding ArsR/SmtB family transcription factor: MVVFHKNEQRLDRVFAALADSSRRQMLAKLRKRPLSISELAEPFSMSFAGVAKHIDVLTSAGLVRKVRDQEDGRSFRLELQNQSLMEASAWLTYHQEFWTNKLDRLESFIEEQDHDKPGRKNRKKN; this comes from the coding sequence ATGGTTGTATTTCATAAAAATGAACAAAGGCTGGATCGTGTATTCGCTGCCCTTGCAGATAGTTCAAGAAGGCAAATGCTTGCCAAATTGAGAAAAAGGCCCCTCAGCATTTCAGAATTGGCAGAACCTTTTTCTATGTCATTTGCTGGAGTGGCTAAACATATAGATGTGCTTACATCAGCTGGCTTAGTTCGTAAAGTGCGGGATCAGGAAGATGGCCGTAGCTTCCGACTTGAACTACAAAACCAATCTCTTATGGAAGCTTCTGCATGGCTTACATATCATCAGGAATTCTGGACCAATAAACTCGATAGACTAGAATCCTTTATAGAGGAGCAAGACCATGATAAACCAGGTCGTAAAAATAGAAAAAAGAATTAA
- a CDS encoding iron chaperone — translation MDKTKNTFQSIDEYIKTFPKEVQYILQELRKVIQEEAPEASEKISYQIPTFYLNGNLVHFAAYKNHIGFYPGASGIAKFKKEIDKYKNAKGSVQFPIAQPLPFDLVRKIVKFRVGEYKKKVPKKAKKK, via the coding sequence ATGGATAAGACAAAAAACACATTCCAATCAATTGATGAATACATCAAAACTTTTCCGAAAGAGGTCCAGTACATTCTTCAGGAACTCAGAAAAGTGATCCAAGAAGAAGCTCCAGAAGCAAGTGAGAAGATCAGTTATCAAATCCCGACTTTCTATCTGAACGGAAATTTAGTACATTTTGCTGCCTATAAAAATCATATCGGCTTTTATCCTGGAGCAAGCGGTATTGCTAAATTCAAAAAGGAAATCGATAAATATAAAAATGCAAAAGGTTCGGTTCAATTTCCGATAGCTCAACCTTTACCTTTTGATTTAGTCCGTAAGATCGTAAAATTCAGAGTGGGAGAATATAAGAAGAAGGTCCCTAAAAAAGCGAAAAAGAAATAA
- a CDS encoding DoxX family protein: protein MGSENVSKGQLWTGRVLSGLVTLFLLFDGVLKFFLDKMPPEAQAEGAKLGYPPEVMPYLGTVLIVSTLLYAFPRTAVLGATLLTGYLGGAVATHVRVLNPLGSHILFPTYLGIILWAGLYLRFPKLREVTPWQK from the coding sequence ATGGGATCAGAAAACGTTTCGAAAGGTCAACTTTGGACCGGTCGAGTGCTCAGCGGATTGGTTACACTTTTTCTGCTTTTTGATGGAGTATTAAAATTTTTCTTAGATAAAATGCCGCCAGAGGCACAAGCAGAGGGAGCTAAACTAGGCTATCCACCTGAGGTTATGCCTTACTTAGGAACAGTCTTGATCGTTAGCACCTTGTTATACGCTTTTCCTAGAACTGCTGTTTTAGGAGCAACCTTGCTTACAGGTTATTTAGGAGGTGCTGTTGCTACTCATGTTCGTGTTTTAAATCCTCTTGGTTCTCATATTTTATTTCCTACCTATCTGGGGATTATTCTATGGGCAGGATTATATCTCAGATTTCCTAAATTAAGAGAAGTCACTCCTTGGCAGAAATAG
- a CDS encoding helix-turn-helix domain-containing protein: protein MKVTDRQKKKFLKSLKQARIEAGLTQSEVAEQLGTSQSFISKLESGSISLEVEIFLKLYQLYDKPAVYFFSAFSQK, encoded by the coding sequence TTGAAAGTAACGGACCGGCAAAAGAAAAAATTCTTAAAGTCCCTGAAACAGGCAAGGATCGAAGCCGGGCTCACTCAATCAGAAGTCGCCGAGCAGTTAGGGACCAGTCAAAGTTTCATTTCGAAGTTAGAATCAGGAAGTATATCTTTAGAAGTGGAGATCTTCTTAAAGTTGTATCAATTGTATGATAAACCTGCAGTTTATTTTTTCTCTGCATTCTCTCAAAAATAG